TGCCAATGTGATCAATGAGAATGCTTCTTCTTCTGCTTATattattgattcaatttctttaTGGCATGCAAGATTAGGACATGTTAATATGAGttatataaagaaaatgcaatctTGTGGCCTGATTTCTGGTGTTAATGATAAAATGGATAAATGTGAGATATGTGCAGAAACTAAAATGACAAAGAAGACTTGTATAACTGTTCAAAGAGAAACTGAACTATTAAATTTAATCCACACAGATTTAGGTGATTTAAAACAAACTATGACTAGAGGAGGAAAAAGATATTATGTCACTTTTATCGATGACTACTCTAGATATACTAAACTTTACTTACTTAGAAATAAAGATGATACTCATAATGCCTTTTTATCTTATAAGTCTGAGGTAGAAAATCAACTTAATAAGAAGATAAAAAGAATTAGGTCTGATAGAGGAGGCAAATATTTAGCCCtagataaattttgtgaacATGAAGGCATAATACACGAAACAACACCTCCTTATTCGCCAGAATCTAATGGAGTagctgaaaggaaaaatagaacattaaaagaaatgatgaatTCTATGTTAGTTAGTTCTCATGCTCCTGATAATTTATGAGGAGAATCTATTTTATCTGCATGTCATTTACAAAATAGGATACCTCATAAGAAAACTGGCAAAACTCCTTATGAGTTATGGAAAAGTTATaaaccaaatttgaaatatttaaaagtatGGGGATGTCTTGCTAAAGTATTGTTGCCTGaacctaagaaaagaaaattaggttCTAAAACTTCTGACTGTATGTTTATTGGATATGCTGAACATAGTGCTGCATACagatttcttgttttaaaaAGTGATACGCTTGATTGTAATACAATTATTGAGACAAAGAATGCTGAATTctttgaacatatttttccaTTGTCGAGTAAAATTTCTCATGCACCTGTTGAAATAAATAGAGAAATAATTCCGAATGAGGAATTAAGAAGGAGTaaaaggccaagaaaagaattttcttaTGGAAATGATGTTCAAACTTTTCTTGTTGATAATGATTCTTTAACATACTCCGATGCTATTTCTTCCCCTGATTGTAAAGTTTGGAAATAAGCAATTAAATCTGAAATTGATTCTATCTTGTCAAATAAAACTTGGATTTTGGTGGACTTACCTCCTGGTGCAAAACCTATTGGttgcaaatgaatttttaaaagaaaatataactctGATGGCTCTATAGAAAAGTACAAAGCTCGTTTAGTAgcaaaaggattttctcaaaaacaaaatattgaCTATTTTGATACATTTGCACCAGTAACAAGAATTGCGTCTATTcgagttttatttgctttagctTCTATCCATAAACTTGttattcatcaaatggatgtcaaaACAGCATTTCTAAATGGTGATTTAGAGGAAGAAATTTATATGTTTCAACCTGAGGGGTGTATTGTATCtggacaagaaaataaggtttgtaaactaattaaatctctttatggcctaaaacaagctcctaaacaatggcatgagaaatttgatcaagtattgaTAAAAGATGAATTCTTGTCTGTAGAAGTGGATAAATGTGTGTATGTCAAAATTATAAATGATCAATATGTGATAATCAGCTTAtatgtggatgacatgcttATATTTGGTACTAGTCTAGATATTGTAAATAATACTAAATATTTTTTGTCCTCtaattttgatatgaaagaCTTGGGTGAAGCCAAAATGATATTGGGTGTTAAAATCATAAGGAGAGGTGATGGTATAATGTTGTCACAAGAACATTATACAGAGAGACTTCTTaggaagtttgaaaattatgatGTGACACCTGTGAGTACTCCTTATGACGCTAACATTcaattgaggaaaaataatggcGACCCAATTGCTCAGTCTAAATATGCTCAGATCATTGGGAGTCTGATGCATCTGATGAATTTCACTAGACCGGATATAGCTTATGCTGTATGTAGACTGAGTAGATATACTCATAATCCCAATCGTGAGCATTGGTTTGCATTAGTCAgactaatgaaatatttgagaggtACCATGAATTTTGGTATACTATATAGTGGATTTCCCAATGTATTAGAGGGTTACAGTGATGCTAACTGGATCTCTGATCCAAATGATACAAAATCCACTAGTGGTTATGTGTTCACCCTTGGTGGTGGTGCGGTAGCATGGAAATCAGCCAGACAGACAATTATTGCTCGGTCAACTAGGGAATCGGAGTTCATAGCTCTGGAGTTAACTGGCTCTGAGGCAGATTGGTTAAGAAATTTCTTAGTCAATATTCCTCCTATTAAGGATCTGTTGTCTCCTGTGTCTATACACTGTGACTGTCAAGCGGCTATTGCTATTGCAAAAATAAATCTTATAATTGTAAAAGTCGACACATGAGATTAAGACATGATGTCGTAAAGCAGCTGCTTAGAGATGGAATTATTTCCATTGATTTTGTGAAGTCAGAGTTGAATTTGGCCGATCTTCTGACTAAACCTGTAGGAAGAAAATTAATTCTTCAAACTACAAGGGAGATGGGACTTAGGCTAACGGTTGTCAATAGAGATGGTAACCCAACCTATGTGATTAGTGATCCCATGAAATAGGTTCATATGGGTAATAACAAGTCGATATTGACTGTAAAAGCACTTGAAATTTAAGTCCCTTCAAAATTAAGTGCTTTGACTGCCAATAATTGTGAGGCTGAGTTTAATACTCTTAATGAATTTATATTCCTTCAGGAAGGTGTATTTAGGGCAGTATACACTTGATAAATTCACCTATATGTGAGTGGAGTGGGGCCGCTCCTATAAGATTTTTTGGCCGAATCTTTAGAGCTCTCATGAACAACCAGGCGGGCGCACGACCTAAATGCGCGAAACTGCATTGAACAGCAAAATTATGGGTTATAATGTGATTGATAAGATCTCTGTCATACAATAAGAATTATTGGTTCATAGAAAGATATGTTTTCACCAATAATTCTGTAAGACATATTTTATCAATTTAAGTTtggttcatagtccaaaagacaCCAAACTCATTACATTGAGCTCAGACAAATCCAGCAGATGTTTATACTCTTTTGTccaaaatcttttgaaataggtgGGAGATTGTTGTAAAAACTTgatatttcaaaagatttttcgTTTGTTTCGGACTAGAGCTTTATCTGATAATATTTCATCAGATATGGTTGTTTCTATTTTGATGGAGAAGTTTTCAAAGATAAGGTTTTGACTAAAAGGCAAGTTCAAGTGCTAGATAGGAAGTTAAGCTTCGGATGGCCTTTTTTCAAATGACTTGACCTTTTCCAAACTTATCACCACAGAGGATAGACCTCTGACTACTTCAAAAGATAAAGTCTAGACGAAACAATCCTATTCTCACGGAAAATTAGCTTTCAAAATTCTATCTTCTTCCGTCCCGTGAAGCTTATAAATAGAACCAGTTGCCAGGCTCATTTCGCACTGCAAAAACGAAGTCTACACTTTAAAACACTCTTTACCTCCTCCTTTGTCTATCCTTCACAACATTCTTGCTTTTCTGCTAGGTTAGAAACAAGATTTTTTTTGCTGGT
This Coffea arabica cultivar ET-39 chromosome 3e, Coffea Arabica ET-39 HiFi, whole genome shotgun sequence DNA region includes the following protein-coding sequences:
- the LOC140038529 gene encoding uncharacterized protein, with amino-acid sequence MASNNVSTPQPSSATVAVALPFAKLFPDVSKIEIFANENFKRWQERVHSLLDIHGVAYALTESQPSATADAKSQEAWQYANKVCRHTILQTLSNELFDVYYSSKEAKAIWEALVTKFTAEDATKQKFVVGKYNQWQMTDDKEMKIQITEYQMLLEDLKNEDINLPEKFAASMLIEKLPESWADYKNNLKHKEKNYTMDELVKHILIEDSNKRELRATKAKETAFKANLVQGDDEEVVYLGDSRTANVLGKGKIFLKLTSGKTLALNDVLHVPNIRANLVSVGLLGKVGVKVSFEFGKIIMTKNNVFVGKGYCNQGLFVLNIANVINENASSSAYIIDSISLWHARLGHVNMSYIKKMQSCGLISGVNDKMDKCEICAETKMTKKTCITVQRETELLNLIHTDLEVDKCVYVKIINDQYVIISLYVDDMLIFGTSLDIVNNTKYFLSSNFDMKDLGEAKMILGVKIIRRGDGIMLSQEHYTERLLRKFENYDVTPVSTPYDANIQLRKNNGDPIAQSKYAQIIGSLMHLMNFTRPDIAYAVCRLSRYTHNPNREHWFALVRLMKYLRGTMNFGILYSGFPNVLEGYSDANWISDPNDTKSTSGYVFTLGGGAVAWKSARQTIIARSTRESEFIALELTGSEADWLRNFLVNIPPIKDLLSPVSIHCDCQAAIAIAKINLIIVKVDT